The sequence below is a genomic window from Melospiza georgiana isolate bMelGeo1 chromosome 6, bMelGeo1.pri, whole genome shotgun sequence.
GATGTGCTGGCTGCGGCGAGCTACCTTCACATGTATGACATTGTGAAAGTCTGCAAGGGCAAGTTGAAAGATAAAGAATTGTGTTCCGAAGAGAAGATTAATGATGAGGCGGCTAGTTTGGAGAAAGCGGAGCATTTTCTAGACGCCGGAGTGCCCCTGGTCCACGAGTTTGACccaggaaacaaacaaaaattcagcGTTGCAGAATAcgagagagcagcaggcaaagAAAAGGTCAGCAGTCACCCCGCCTGGTCCTCTGATCATATAAGTGTCAGCTCTGTGCCGACAGAGGCAGAACCGTGCGCCgcagcagctggaaaaacaaAGGCTAATGTCAATAGTTCCACAGGACCTTTGTCCCAAAGGTCTGTTAACCATCCCCTGGCTTCGAGTGATGTGGACTGCGCGCTGGATTTGTCTTTCAAGCCCGTGCCGGGGAGAGATTCCTTACACCCCTCCTATGTCTTTGGACAGCTGGCTTCcgacagccagcagcagggtaCCGAGCCACTTGTTAAAGATGAACAAGACTTGCTGTCAGATCAGGAGGACAGCGAAGCCAGGAGTCCAGAGAGTCAGCATTTTGGGAATTCAGCCAAAAGCCTAGTGACAGGGTTAGGACACATGTTCGCGGGGAATGGCAGCTCTCATGCCCGAGAGGAGGACATAGATCAAGAGCGAGACGAGAGCGAGGACGACATGGATTCGTCGGACATCTCCTCGGGCGTCCTGGTGCCTCCTGGGCATATCTGCATTTGTCCCCTCTGTAGCAAGGTGTTCCCGAGCCCGCACATCCTTCAGCTGCACCTGAGCTCTCACTTCCGCGACAAGGACGGCTCGCGGACCCGCCTGTCCCCCGACGGGTCGGTGCCCACTTGCACCCTCTGCGGAAAGACTTTCTCCTGCATGTACACGCTCAAGAGGCACGAGAGGACTCACTCGGGGGAGAAGCCCTACACCTGCGGCCAGTGCGGGAAGAGCTTCCAGTATTCCCACAACCTCAGCCGGCACGCGGTCGTGCACACCAGGGAGAAACCCCACGGGTGCAAGTGGTGCGAGAGACGCTTCACGCAGTCCGGGGATCTCTACAGACACATCCGCAAATTTCATTGTGGCCTTGTAAAGTCCTTGGTTGTTTGAGACGTGTGACTTGTGTTTTGTTtcgtttggggtttttttttgttttgttttgtttttttttatatatctaCAACCCCCCTCCAactcttttaaaacaaaacaggaaaaaaaaaaggcagcatctgaattttaattttgtttttctcctccctttattttattttggtgatATTCACTTCAGGTATATGATCTTTAAAAGATGCAGCGGTAAACACTCCAGAGGCCTTTTAATGCAATCCTTCCACCTCTCCATCTCCCCCCCTTTCCCCTGCCACCCTTCCCAGCACGGTCCTTTAGGTCTTCTCTTGTGCACCCATGTTACATTATTAATGTGAAATGATCTTAAGTAATTCTGCAATGATTTAGCATCAGTTTTCTCACTGGAAGTACTTGCTTTGTGGTcagggttttgttggtttgggttttcttttcctttttttttttaactttttttttttttttttggaaaaaagacTATCAGCACATTCTGGAGAAAAATTTGGCTTCCATTAAGTTCCCCAAATGCCCTCTGTGTGTTGCAGAGAAACATCTGAAGAGATGAACTATGatttaaatacattttggtGTAGAGAAACCTGTCCACACATTGCAGAGTGGGCAGATGTACTTTTATTTTATAGAGCTGGATGAGACATTGAATTGGCCCAAATTTTGAAGGGGTTGAGGATTCCTGGCTGCATCTTTGGTACTGGtcattttttattctctttattcCATTAATACAGTTCTGCAGTTGGTCCTAAAATCTAAATGAGAAGTTTTTGCCTTGGGACTTGACTTAaattttcccttcccacccatCCTCCTCACTGGGCTGACCTGctgaaaagctgcttttgaGCATAAAATTGTGGATGGAAAAACACTTTCTGTCTGCAGCCTGTTCACTCCTGAAATGTTGAAGGATGCACACTAGGACATACAAAAAGAGTGTATAATATGTGAATATTTTCATTCCCATATGGACATCCAGAGGCTGATCCCATCGCCTTTGGAgggaacagcagctgcaaagtGGCCAAATACCCCTCCTGATACCAGGTTTCTGGGGTTTCCTGGTTCAGAGTAACTCATGCCTTATGTGTTAGGAGATGCCCTGCTGTCTTGCCCGAAAAGTTTGCTGTCGTGCTAAAACCACCAGCgtgaaattgtttttttattttaatttatttttatgaagttGGCAATTCCCTCTGAGCCAAATTGTGTGCAATTGCTGGTGTTCCCAAGAGGCAGCATGAAGATGAACCGCTGGAGGAAAAGCGTGGCCTGACTTCTTCCCCAGGTCCCACCTTTTCAGGGGAAGCTGTTGGgggtaattttatttttttttagtttgtttgtaAACTGAGGCTGCCTGTAACTATAGCCAGTTTTACTCCAGATGATTCACATTCTTGCCTGTTAGATCATCATTTGGTCTGTGCATGTCGGTGGATATCACTTTGTTCCCTTCCAGTCAAATTACCCATTCAAGGTACATGTACATGGGActgaaatataataataataataatatctgAGGGGTGTGAATGTCCTTCTGCTGCATTAGCATTGCTTCACCAGCTTTCTTGACACTCCTGGAGTCGTTTGGTGAAACTTAAGCGTgtgttttgaaattaatttgaagcactgatttagattatttttaaaagttgtgcTTAAAATACTGTATTGCATCTTATGAAGAAAAACCTTCCCAATGCCTTTCCCCCTCTGGTCCAAAAACTGAGCACTACCTACATAAATAATATGggattgaatttttttttttatataagtACTTCCTCTTTAAGGAAAATCAGGATATACTTGTTACAGCCTCTTATTATTCATCTCTTAAACTATGAATGTACATGTAATgtgaaattttgcttttatttatagttttggggtttgttttcagtttaatttctcaactgtaaaatatttttgctgaaCCTGTTACATATGAAAGTTGTGGGAGAGTACTGTATCTTGAACATAAGTGGCTTTGGTACTGTGGTCTTATTCTACTTaatcagttttttcttttttttttcctttttttatttttgctgtgatTGGAAATAGCACTGAACAAAATCTAGTTAAattaagttatttttctttctactaAAATTAAGTTATTTGTTTCTCCTGAAGATACTTGATATAGtatttattagatttttttgttttgtttttgaagtgGAATTATTACTGTTAATCTATTTCAAAACTAGTTAATTTACACTTAAATTTTATAACAATGGGTTTTGCATGTTGAGCAACATGTAAAGAGTTTAATGTAGAGTCAGCATTACTGAAGCTGGTAATCTTAATTTTGCATTCTTGTGACacttttgtttgcatttcagtCTTCAAttactgtttgtttttattttttttttagaagatCATAAAATAGGATGTGCCATAAGAACATCATTAGCGTATGGAGCAGGGAAAAGTTGAAACAAGTTTTTGTCTGATCTTAATATAGAAATAATTCATTAAACTGATGCTATGAGcatgctctgtgctgcagtgaaTATGGGGCaaaatttgtttttgttttgttttttttttaaataagaaaaaaaaagactttctcATCCTTGACTACATCATGAACACGCTGTTCTCATAGTCTGGTATTTGTGTTCCCACTCCTCTTAGCTTGAATTTCTAAAGTAAAGAAATGTTTGCACTTATTTTTGTTCTTAAGGTGACTTTTTTTTGGCtatttctctgtgtgtctctTATTTTTAAGTTGCAATAGCTCGGAGCATGTTTTCAAAATGGTTCATGGCTCTGCGGAGAAGAACTGAAACATGGCACACTTAAGGCTTGTCTCTTCATAAACTATTTCTCTGTGGGGCAGTTGCTGTCTCCATAGGGAACAGTCCTGCTCTGCATTTTAAACACTGGATTTGTCTTCTACTACAAACAAATACTGTGAagttaatgtaaaaaaaaaaaaatcattgatatttttaattgtttttaatcTTGGTGCAGTTCAgattaaatatgtatatttaaagACACTAATTTTTGTGGGAGAGTTTTATAGTATACAGTATGTAGAAAAGCTATTGGAAtggaatatattttataaaaatgttcTATCACTGTTTTATAGTGAActatttttccttcagtgttAGTGTAATACTGTTAGTCTAGACCCGACAATCGCAGGAAGAGTGATTCAGGCTACTGTTAGCGCTTAGTTTTGCGTGGAGTTCTGTTTGCAACTGTATTGGTATGTGCTGTACAATGTGACAATCGTGACTAGGATTGTTGTCTTTATAAATTTAC
It includes:
- the ZBTB42 gene encoding zinc finger and BTB domain-containing protein 42, which produces MEFPDHSRQLLQCLSQQRHQGFLCDCTVLVGEAQFRAHRAVLASCSMYFHLFYRDQLDKRDIVHLNSDIVTAPAFSLLLEFMYEGKLEFNSLPVEDVLAAASYLHMYDIVKVCKGKLKDKELCSEEKINDEAASLEKAEHFLDAGVPLVHEFDPGNKQKFSVAEYERAAGKEKVSSHPAWSSDHISVSSVPTEAEPCAAAAGKTKANVNSSTGPLSQRSVNHPLASSDVDCALDLSFKPVPGRDSLHPSYVFGQLASDSQQQGTEPLVKDEQDLLSDQEDSEARSPESQHFGNSAKSLVTGLGHMFAGNGSSHAREEDIDQERDESEDDMDSSDISSGVLVPPGHICICPLCSKVFPSPHILQLHLSSHFRDKDGSRTRLSPDGSVPTCTLCGKTFSCMYTLKRHERTHSGEKPYTCGQCGKSFQYSHNLSRHAVVHTREKPHGCKWCERRFTQSGDLYRHIRKFHCGLVKSLVV